A region from the Azospirillum thermophilum genome encodes:
- a CDS encoding pyridoxamine 5'-phosphate oxidase family protein, producing the protein MIRTPNDRDAAEKLWGLIKGIRVAMMTTLDDNGLLNSRPMATLPHAGFEDGTLWFFTQIDSPKVHELATHKRVNLAYADPGNENYVSISGIGETVRDPDKIRFLWRDILSTWFPKGPDDPEIALLKITVDHAEYWDSPSSAMVYAYGYVKAKLTGEAPDPGENVKIAFQ; encoded by the coding sequence ATGATCCGAACGCCGAATGACCGCGACGCGGCCGAGAAGCTGTGGGGACTGATCAAAGGGATCCGCGTCGCCATGATGACGACGCTGGACGACAACGGGCTTCTGAACTCCCGGCCCATGGCGACCCTGCCGCATGCCGGGTTCGAGGACGGCACCCTGTGGTTCTTCACCCAGATCGACTCGCCGAAGGTGCATGAGCTGGCGACCCACAAGCGCGTCAACCTCGCCTACGCCGACCCGGGCAACGAGAACTACGTCTCCATCTCCGGCATCGGCGAGACGGTGCGCGATCCGGACAAGATCCGCTTCCTGTGGCGGGACATCCTCAGCACCTGGTTCCCCAAGGGGCCGGACGATCCGGAGATCGCCCTCCTGAAGATCACCGTCGACCATGCCGAGTACTGGGACAGCCCGTCGAGCGCGATGGTCTACGCCTACGGCTATGTGAAGGCCAAGCTGACCGGCGAGGCTCCCGACCCCGGCGAGAACGTCAAGATCGCCTTCCAGTAA
- a CDS encoding histidine phosphatase family protein — protein MSTVTRWWLIRHAPVPNPGGLIYGRSDPSADTGDLATARALARILPDAAVWVATPLRRTRQTAEALRPGVAPLVEPGLAEQDFGVWEGLSHDSVAVWHPEGAKRFWSSPATEAPPRGESFAAVMERVAAALTRLTGGHPGADLVAVMHGGSIRAALALALDLTPDAALRLRIDPWSLTRIDFFPADGQAAGAWAVGGVNLLAGTFAPGGR, from the coding sequence ATGAGCACCGTCACGCGCTGGTGGCTGATCCGCCATGCGCCGGTGCCGAACCCCGGCGGGCTGATCTATGGCCGCAGCGACCCCTCGGCCGACACCGGCGACCTCGCCACGGCGCGGGCGCTGGCGCGGATCCTGCCCGACGCGGCGGTCTGGGTGGCGACCCCTCTCCGCCGCACCCGCCAGACGGCCGAGGCGCTGCGCCCCGGAGTCGCCCCGCTGGTCGAGCCCGGCCTCGCCGAGCAGGATTTCGGCGTGTGGGAGGGGCTGTCGCACGACAGCGTGGCGGTCTGGCATCCCGAAGGGGCGAAGCGCTTCTGGTCCTCGCCGGCGACCGAGGCGCCGCCGCGCGGCGAGAGCTTCGCCGCGGTGATGGAGCGGGTGGCCGCCGCGCTGACCCGCCTGACCGGCGGACATCCCGGCGCCGACCTCGTGGCGGTGATGCATGGCGGATCGATCCGGGCGGCGCTGGCCCTGGCGCTCGACCTGACACCGGACGCCGCGCTGCGGCTGCGCATCGACCCCTGGTCGCTGACGCGGATCGACTTTTTCCCGGCGGACGGGCAGGCCGCGGGGGCCTGGGCCGTCGGGGGAGTGAACCTGCTGGCCGGAACCTTTGCACCGGGTGGGCGTTGA
- the cobS gene encoding adenosylcobinamide-GDP ribazoletransferase has translation MAQDAALALVFLTRIPLPLRGPLADGAAARAIAWFPAVGALVGLAGGAAYALAGLLSLPPPVAALLALAAMVWLTGGLHEDGAADVADGFGGGRSTARKLEIMRDSRVGSYGVLALLLSLSLRAAAIAALAEPGAVAAALIAAGALSRAGLAPMARLMPPARRDGLGAAQGRPPVRTVALALLLGLLPAVGAAGWAGLAAAVAAGTAALLVGRSAIRQIGGQTGDVYGAAQQLGEVAVLLTLVALR, from the coding sequence GTGGCGCAGGACGCGGCGCTGGCGCTGGTGTTCCTGACCCGCATCCCGCTGCCGCTGCGCGGGCCGCTGGCGGACGGGGCGGCGGCGCGGGCGATCGCGTGGTTCCCGGCGGTCGGGGCGCTGGTCGGGCTGGCCGGCGGGGCGGCCTATGCGCTGGCCGGGCTGCTGTCCCTGCCGCCGCCGGTCGCCGCGCTGCTGGCGCTGGCGGCCATGGTCTGGCTGACCGGCGGCCTGCACGAGGACGGGGCGGCCGATGTCGCCGACGGCTTCGGCGGCGGGCGCAGCACGGCGCGCAAGCTGGAGATCATGCGCGACAGCCGGGTCGGCAGCTATGGCGTGCTGGCGCTGCTGCTGTCGCTGTCGCTCCGCGCCGCCGCCATCGCGGCGCTGGCCGAGCCGGGGGCGGTCGCCGCCGCCCTGATCGCCGCCGGGGCGCTGTCGCGGGCCGGGCTGGCGCCGATGGCGCGGCTGATGCCGCCCGCCCGCCGCGACGGGCTGGGCGCCGCCCAGGGCCGGCCGCCGGTGCGGACGGTGGCCCTGGCGCTTCTGCTCGGCCTTCTCCCGGCGGTGGGGGCGGCGGGCTGGGCCGGGTTGGCGGCGGCGGTCGCGGCCGGGACGGCGGCGCTGCTGGTCGGCCGCTCGGCGATCCGGCAGATCGGCGGTCAGACCGGCGACGTCTACGGCGCCGCCCAGCAGCTTGGCGAGGTCGCCGTGCTGCTGACCCTGGTGGCTCTCAGATGA
- a CDS encoding HigA family addiction module antitoxin yields the protein MIASIKGKLVEAIWNGAGVKGFPADLVRPAQRKLAMIAAAVELTALRQPPGNRLEALKGDRLGQHSIRTTTNGASVSSGATVRPTRSKSSTIIEGSRMRLRGWRDRGVRHPPPRPAVSSSRTAMPGPHGKARASLKGLVMIGPNPPVHPGEILREEFLVPLNLTAYAVARDCHVPRTRIERLSRCEGPVTADTALRLGRYFGTGPEFWMNLQSLYDLAMAAQAATDIGAIAPRAA from the coding sequence GTGATCGCGAGCATCAAGGGGAAGCTGGTCGAGGCCATCTGGAACGGAGCGGGGGTCAAGGGGTTTCCCGCCGATCTGGTCAGGCCGGCACAGCGCAAACTGGCGATGATCGCCGCCGCCGTCGAACTGACCGCGCTCCGGCAGCCGCCGGGGAACCGGCTGGAAGCGCTGAAGGGCGATCGTCTCGGGCAGCATTCGATCCGGACAACGACCAATGGCGCATCTGTTTCGTCTGGCGCGACGGTGCGGCCCACGAGGTCGAAATCGTCGACTATCATTGAGGGATCGCGGATGCGGCTTCGGGGATGGCGTGACCGGGGTGTTCGACACCCGCCGCCGCGGCCGGCAGTCTCTTCGTCCCGGACAGCAATGCCCGGGCCTCATGGAAAGGCCCGGGCCTCATTGAAAGGCCTCGTCATGATCGGTCCCAATCCGCCGGTCCATCCCGGTGAAATCCTGCGGGAGGAGTTCCTGGTTCCGCTGAACCTGACCGCCTATGCCGTGGCGCGGGACTGCCATGTGCCTCGTACCCGGATCGAACGCCTGTCGCGCTGCGAGGGGCCGGTGACGGCGGATACCGCGCTTCGGCTCGGCCGCTATTTCGGGACCGGGCCGGAATTCTGGATGAACCTGCAGTCCCTCTATGATCTGGCGATGGCGGCGCAGGCGGCGACGGACATCGGCGCCATCGCGCCGCGGGCGGCCTGA
- the cobT gene encoding nicotinate-nucleotide--dimethylbenzimidazole phosphoribosyltransferase, with translation MSNPQPAVTFEEIRALVRNLPGPDMDAGTAALQRERQLTKPAGSLGRLEEIAQWVSTWQGQHPPDVRRPRVAVFAGNHGIAAHGVSAFPASVTVQMVANFQNGGAAVNQLCEVADADLRVYELDLDNPTADFTQGPAMGEEECCRAMAYGMMAVEMGVQLLALGEMGIGNSTAGAAICAALYGGDARDWVGRGTGIDDAGLARKVAVVEAGLKANPQAKDDPFEALRCFGGYELAAIAGAVLAARMARVPVLLDGYACTAAAAVLHKADRRALDHCMVSHRSVEPGHTRLMAEIGKEPLLDLGLRLGEGSGATLAINIVKSAVACHAGMATFAQAGVSDREG, from the coding sequence ATGAGCAACCCCCAGCCCGCCGTCACCTTCGAGGAAATCCGTGCGCTCGTGCGCAACCTGCCGGGTCCGGACATGGATGCCGGCACGGCCGCCCTGCAGCGCGAACGGCAGCTCACCAAGCCGGCGGGGTCGCTCGGCCGGCTGGAGGAGATCGCGCAGTGGGTGTCGACCTGGCAGGGGCAGCACCCGCCGGACGTGCGCCGGCCGCGCGTCGCCGTCTTCGCCGGCAACCACGGCATCGCCGCCCACGGCGTGTCGGCCTTCCCGGCCAGCGTCACCGTCCAGATGGTCGCCAACTTCCAGAACGGCGGCGCCGCGGTGAACCAGCTCTGCGAGGTGGCGGACGCCGATCTGCGGGTCTATGAACTGGACCTCGACAATCCCACCGCCGACTTCACCCAGGGCCCGGCCATGGGCGAGGAGGAGTGCTGCCGCGCCATGGCCTACGGCATGATGGCGGTGGAGATGGGCGTCCAGCTCCTGGCGCTCGGCGAGATGGGAATCGGCAATTCCACCGCCGGCGCGGCGATCTGCGCGGCGCTCTACGGCGGCGACGCGCGCGACTGGGTCGGCCGCGGCACCGGCATCGACGACGCGGGGCTGGCCCGCAAGGTCGCGGTGGTCGAGGCCGGGCTGAAGGCCAATCCGCAGGCCAAGGACGATCCGTTCGAGGCGCTGCGCTGCTTCGGCGGCTATGAGCTGGCGGCCATCGCCGGCGCCGTCCTGGCGGCGCGCATGGCCCGCGTCCCGGTCCTGCTGGACGGCTATGCCTGTACCGCCGCCGCCGCCGTGCTGCACAAGGCCGACCGCCGGGCGCTCGACCACTGCATGGTGTCCCACCGCTCGGTCGAGCCCGGCCACACCCGCCTGATGGCGGAGATCGGCAAGGAGCCGCTGCTCGACCTCGGCCTGCGGCTGGGCGAGGGCTCCGGCGCCACGCTGGCGATCAACATCGTCAAGTCGGCGGTCGCCTGCCACGCCGGCATGGCCACCTTCGCCCAGGCCGGGGTGAGCGACCGCGAGGGCTGA
- a CDS encoding hybrid sensor histidine kinase/response regulator yields the protein MPVGSFGESQSPVCFEQEVVMSDGSRRWLRCVAAPMSLPDGAVVWDGLALDVTDLRQAEAALRDSESRLRLAQEAAGITTWDWDLESGRIVWSRAITGLPPLPDSAVDQPQVLDPLALARHFTTPCDRETALETVAHAMREEADLDFRCRLDQPDGSRRWLICLGRSIAGQQGRPARMIGILRDITPYLEAQEALRAAKTALELEVSGRRRTEAVLETLYATAPTGLCVVDPDLRLRHINQRFAALGTLPPHAYLGRKLGEALPAPLAAVLEPLCRRMMETGLPVQDQEAVARLPDGTGPERHWLVSLHPLRHPDGTLGAINLMLQDITESKAMEATLRLALEESRLAIAAKAKFFAAASHDLRQPVQTLFLFAHALHERLRDHPAQALVATMQQALEGMKSLIDTLLDISRLDSGAVEPKVTEFPLIALLQRLQADYEPRMAAKGLRLRLVGSQAWVRSDTLLLGRILGNLLENALKYTDRGEVLIGCRHRGGQLRIEVWDTGCGIPEDKQAAIFEEFVQLGDRPPTAAEGLGLGLSIVQRLARLLGHELGVRSRPGRGSVFSIAVPRAGSAVEAPQRPPLLIAGGTADRPLAVVIDDDTTILTALGILLDEWGWEVLTAETAPDAMGAIAGSRRRPDLIIADYTLDGPATGTDVVRDIRSYCNFPVPAIVLTGDTKPERALEVGRIGSHLLVKPVTPETLHELIRRLAAGG from the coding sequence ATGCCGGTGGGCAGCTTCGGCGAAAGCCAGTCGCCGGTCTGCTTCGAGCAGGAGGTCGTGATGTCCGACGGCAGCCGGCGCTGGCTGCGCTGCGTCGCGGCGCCGATGTCGCTGCCCGACGGGGCGGTGGTGTGGGACGGCCTGGCGCTGGACGTCACCGACCTGCGCCAGGCCGAGGCGGCGCTGCGCGACAGCGAGAGCCGCCTGCGCCTGGCGCAGGAGGCCGCCGGCATCACCACCTGGGACTGGGATCTGGAGAGCGGCCGGATCGTCTGGTCGCGCGCGATCACCGGGCTTCCCCCGCTGCCCGACTCCGCCGTGGACCAGCCGCAGGTGCTCGACCCCCTGGCGCTGGCCCGCCACTTCACCACCCCCTGCGACCGCGAAACGGCGCTGGAGACCGTCGCCCATGCCATGCGGGAGGAGGCGGACCTGGACTTCCGCTGCCGCCTCGACCAGCCGGACGGCAGCCGGCGCTGGCTGATCTGCCTCGGCCGCAGCATCGCCGGCCAGCAGGGCCGGCCGGCGCGCATGATCGGCATCCTGCGCGACATCACCCCCTACCTGGAGGCGCAGGAGGCGCTGCGCGCCGCCAAGACCGCGCTGGAGCTGGAGGTGTCGGGCCGCCGCCGGACCGAGGCGGTGCTGGAGACGCTCTACGCCACCGCCCCCACCGGCCTGTGCGTCGTCGATCCCGACCTGCGGCTGCGCCACATCAACCAGCGCTTCGCCGCCCTCGGCACCCTGCCGCCCCACGCCTATCTCGGCCGCAAGCTGGGGGAGGCGCTGCCCGCCCCGCTGGCGGCGGTGCTGGAGCCGCTGTGCCGCCGCATGATGGAGACCGGGCTCCCCGTGCAGGACCAGGAGGCGGTCGCCCGGCTGCCCGACGGGACCGGGCCGGAGCGGCACTGGCTGGTCAGCCTGCACCCGCTGCGCCATCCCGACGGCACGCTGGGCGCCATCAACCTGATGCTGCAGGACATCACCGAGAGCAAGGCGATGGAGGCCACGCTGCGGCTGGCGCTGGAGGAGTCGCGGCTGGCCATCGCGGCCAAGGCCAAGTTCTTCGCCGCCGCCAGCCACGACCTGCGCCAGCCGGTCCAGACCCTCTTCCTGTTCGCCCACGCCCTGCACGAGCGGCTGCGCGACCATCCGGCCCAGGCGCTGGTCGCCACCATGCAGCAGGCGCTGGAGGGCATGAAGTCGCTGATCGACACGCTGCTCGACATCTCCCGTCTCGACTCGGGCGCGGTGGAGCCGAAGGTGACCGAGTTCCCGCTGATCGCCCTGCTGCAGCGGTTGCAGGCCGACTACGAGCCGCGGATGGCGGCCAAGGGGCTGCGGCTGCGGCTGGTCGGTTCGCAGGCCTGGGTGCGCAGCGACACGCTGCTGCTCGGCCGCATCCTCGGCAACCTGCTGGAGAACGCGCTGAAATACACCGACCGGGGAGAGGTCCTGATCGGCTGCCGGCATCGCGGCGGCCAGCTCCGCATCGAGGTGTGGGATACCGGCTGCGGCATCCCGGAGGACAAGCAGGCCGCCATCTTCGAGGAATTCGTCCAGCTCGGCGACCGGCCGCCCACCGCGGCGGAGGGGCTGGGGCTCGGCCTGTCGATCGTCCAGCGCCTCGCCCGGCTGCTGGGGCACGAGCTGGGGGTGCGCTCCCGGCCGGGCCGGGGCTCGGTCTTCTCGATCGCCGTCCCGCGCGCCGGCAGCGCCGTCGAGGCGCCGCAGCGCCCGCCCCTGCTGATCGCCGGCGGCACGGCGGACCGGCCGCTGGCCGTCGTCATCGACGACGACACCACCATCCTGACCGCACTCGGCATCCTGCTCGACGAATGGGGGTGGGAGGTGCTGACGGCCGAAACCGCGCCGGATGCCATGGGGGCGATCGCCGGCAGCCGGCGCCGTCCCGACCTGATCATCGCCGACTACACGCTGGACGGCCCGGCGACCGGCACCGACGTGGTGCGCGACATCCGCAGCTACTGCAACTTCCCCGTCCCGGCCATCGTGCTGACCGGCGACACCAAGCCCGAACGCGCGCTGGAGGTCGGCCGCATCGGCTCGCACCTGCTGGTCAAGCCGGTCACGCCGGAAACCCTGCACGAGCTGATCCGGCGCCTCGCGGCCGGCGGGTGA
- the dapE gene encoding succinyl-diaminopimelate desuccinylase has product MTTDAASPPADLAVTLARDLIRCPSVTPRDDGALDVLEAALAPLGFTCHRLRFEQEGTAPVDNLYARLGTGGPNFCFAGHTDVVPPGELKGWSIDPFAGEIRNGRLYGRGAVDMKGAIACFVAATARHLAEKGRPGGSISLLITGDEEGVAINGTKKVLDWLKQRGERLDACVVGEPTNPGALGDMIKIGRRGSLTGYLTVFGAQGHTAYPHLADNPLPRLVRMLAAITETPMDEGTAHFQPSTLALTTIDVGNPANNVIPAAGRATFNIRFNDAHTPAGIESWLRRCFDAVGGAYELEIQCSGESFLTPPGPLTELVADAAEAVTGRRPEYSTTGGTSDARFIKDHCPVVEFGLVGQTMHKVDEHVAVEDLARLTDIYGRILNGVFDRLAG; this is encoded by the coding sequence ATGACGACCGACGCCGCCTCCCCGCCCGCCGACCTCGCCGTCACCCTGGCCCGCGACCTGATCCGCTGCCCCAGCGTGACGCCGCGCGACGACGGCGCGCTCGACGTCCTGGAGGCGGCGCTGGCGCCGCTGGGCTTCACCTGCCACCGCCTGCGCTTCGAGCAGGAGGGCACGGCGCCGGTCGACAACCTCTATGCCCGGCTGGGGACCGGGGGGCCGAACTTCTGCTTCGCCGGCCACACCGACGTGGTGCCGCCGGGCGAGCTGAAGGGCTGGTCGATCGATCCCTTCGCCGGCGAGATCCGGAACGGCCGGCTCTACGGCCGGGGCGCGGTCGACATGAAGGGCGCCATCGCCTGCTTCGTCGCCGCCACCGCCCGCCACCTCGCGGAGAAGGGCCGGCCCGGCGGCTCGATCAGCCTCCTCATCACCGGCGACGAGGAAGGGGTGGCGATCAACGGCACGAAGAAGGTGCTGGACTGGCTGAAGCAGCGCGGCGAGCGGCTCGACGCCTGCGTGGTGGGGGAGCCGACGAACCCCGGGGCGCTCGGCGACATGATCAAGATCGGCCGGCGCGGCAGCCTGACCGGGTACCTGACGGTCTTCGGCGCGCAGGGCCACACCGCCTACCCGCATCTCGCCGACAATCCGCTGCCGCGGCTGGTGCGCATGCTGGCCGCCATCACCGAAACGCCGATGGACGAGGGCACCGCCCACTTCCAGCCCTCCACCCTGGCGCTGACCACCATCGACGTCGGCAACCCGGCCAACAACGTCATTCCCGCCGCGGGGCGGGCGACCTTCAACATCCGCTTCAACGACGCCCACACCCCGGCCGGCATCGAGTCGTGGCTGCGCCGGTGCTTCGACGCGGTGGGCGGCGCCTATGAGCTGGAGATCCAGTGCTCGGGCGAGAGCTTCCTGACGCCGCCCGGCCCGCTGACCGAGCTGGTGGCCGACGCGGCGGAGGCGGTGACCGGCCGCCGGCCGGAATATTCGACCACCGGCGGCACCTCCGACGCCCGCTTCATCAAGGACCACTGCCCGGTGGTGGAGTTCGGGCTGGTCGGCCAGACCATGCACAAGGTCGACGAGCATGTGGCGGTCGAGGATCTGGCCCGGCTGACCGACATCTACGGCCGGATCCTGAACGGCGTCTTCGACCGCCTCGCCGGATAA
- the dapD gene encoding 2,3,4,5-tetrahydropyridine-2,6-dicarboxylate N-succinyltransferase, whose protein sequence is MSHATLEAAINDAWENRDTVTTATQGPIRNAVNEALDGLDAGDLRVAEKKGDAWVVNQWLKKAVLLSFRLNGNEAIPGAPGGASWFDKVAPKFEGWSEQQFQAAGFRAVPGAIVRRSAYIAPGVILMPSFVNLGAYVDGGTMVDTWVTVGSCAQIGRNVHLSGGVGIGGVLEPLQAGPVIIEDDCFIGARSEVVEGVVVERGAVLSMGCYIGASTKIVDRNTGEVFIGRVPAYSVVVPGTLPGKPLPDGTPGPGLYCCVIVKRVDEQTRSKTSINDLLRD, encoded by the coding sequence ATGAGCCACGCCACCCTCGAAGCCGCCATCAACGACGCCTGGGAGAACCGCGACACGGTGACCACCGCGACGCAGGGACCCATCCGCAACGCCGTCAACGAGGCGCTGGACGGCCTCGACGCCGGCGACCTCCGCGTGGCGGAGAAGAAGGGCGACGCCTGGGTCGTCAACCAGTGGCTCAAGAAGGCGGTGCTGCTGTCCTTCCGCCTGAACGGGAACGAGGCGATCCCCGGCGCCCCCGGCGGCGCCTCCTGGTTCGACAAGGTCGCCCCGAAGTTCGAGGGGTGGAGCGAGCAGCAGTTCCAGGCCGCCGGCTTCCGCGCCGTGCCGGGCGCCATCGTGCGCCGCTCCGCCTACATCGCGCCGGGCGTCATCCTGATGCCCAGCTTCGTCAACCTCGGCGCCTACGTCGACGGCGGCACCATGGTCGACACCTGGGTGACCGTCGGCTCCTGCGCCCAGATCGGCCGGAACGTGCACCTGTCGGGCGGCGTCGGCATCGGCGGCGTGCTGGAGCCGCTGCAGGCCGGCCCGGTCATCATCGAGGACGACTGCTTCATCGGCGCCCGCTCCGAGGTGGTGGAAGGCGTGGTGGTGGAGCGCGGGGCCGTGCTCTCCATGGGCTGCTACATCGGCGCCTCGACCAAGATCGTCGACCGCAACACCGGCGAGGTCTTCATCGGCCGCGTCCCGGCCTATTCGGTGGTCGTCCCCGGCACCCTGCCGGGCAAGCCGCTGCCCGACGGCACTCCGGGCCCGGGCCTCTACTGCTGCGTCATCGTCAAGCGGGTGGACGAGCAGACCCGCTCCAAGACCTCGATCAACGACCTGCTGCGCGACTGA
- a CDS encoding pyrimidine 5'-nucleotidase — protein MSQTNPPRTTPLSPALSAARGPDGRDAGLAALRETEVWVFDLDNTLYPASCNLFAQVDRRISEFIAGHFGIPFDEARTRQKQFFRDYGTTLRGLMVEHDVDPVAYMDFVHDIDVTGVAPSPLLTEALDRLPGRKIIFTNGSVKHAANVAGRLGIADRFEAVFDIAAADYVPKPDPRPYATLVERFGIAPARACMVEDIARNLAPAHALGMTTVWVRGEQDYERAGVGAGLQIDHTVDDLPSWLAAVAGLAG, from the coding sequence ATGAGCCAGACGAACCCGCCCCGGACGACTCCCCTCTCCCCCGCCCTCTCCGCGGCCCGCGGCCCCGATGGCCGGGACGCCGGCCTCGCCGCCCTGCGCGAGACGGAGGTGTGGGTCTTCGACCTCGACAACACGCTCTATCCGGCCTCCTGCAACCTGTTCGCCCAGGTGGACCGCCGCATCAGCGAGTTCATCGCCGGTCATTTCGGCATCCCCTTCGACGAGGCGCGCACCCGCCAGAAGCAGTTCTTCCGCGATTACGGCACCACGCTGCGCGGGCTGATGGTGGAGCACGACGTCGATCCCGTCGCCTACATGGACTTCGTCCACGACATCGACGTGACGGGCGTCGCGCCGTCGCCGCTGCTGACCGAGGCGCTGGACCGGCTTCCCGGCCGCAAGATCATCTTCACCAACGGGTCGGTGAAGCATGCCGCCAACGTCGCCGGACGGCTCGGCATCGCCGACCGGTTCGAGGCGGTCTTCGACATCGCCGCCGCCGACTATGTGCCGAAGCCCGACCCGCGGCCCTACGCCACGCTGGTGGAGCGGTTCGGCATCGCCCCGGCGCGCGCCTGCATGGTGGAGGACATCGCCCGCAACCTCGCCCCCGCCCATGCGCTGGGCATGACCACCGTCTGGGTCCGCGGCGAACAGGATTACGAGCGCGCCGGCGTCGGCGCCGGCCTGCAGATCGACCACACGGTCGACGACCTGCCCTCCTGGCTCGCCGCCGTGGCGGGGCTGGCGGGCTGA
- a CDS encoding sensor domain-containing diguanylate cyclase, producing the protein MADISPDRSGAGSPPVPFADAGRAASPSAVVAAYPGPALRLAPDGSVAEANAEAEHMVESDPRWLADVRSWLAGSSVAPGLRSVPVETVRGIMIVEWAGVPLPDGGALLLGRDDTLERQLRHTLTESRRRYKDLVEVSSDFAWETGPDGRFVFVTPKGALGYTAESLIGRDPRSLAIDEWGDLPLPFDSHRPVDQSELWLKTAEGTPACLVASALPLYDTDGTWLGARGVCREVTDQVLRSAELARVRNREKLLAHIVHTLRDRLDAAEALAVAAAETARALGADGCRIYRATDGAPLLLAAEFGGEIPAGVAEEALRPLLAGGQPDPRAEEGAESVVARRFDVAHTLAARTEYREGMTGAVLVWRGEDAEPWDEEDRTLLSGVADHIGIAHAHLAYQERLRRLSERDGLTGLFNRRTFFERLEEALSRPESGPSALLYVDLDNFKAVNDLHGHQQGDVVLKSIGTLLSTGVRPGDLPGRLGGDEFVLWLGRTDEERAKIVADRLLTGIAALRHLSASPDKPLGLSIGIAVHVPGHGESVQELTDRADAAMYDAKKHGKGHYALAPAHSGTPRPQGAETVAETAP; encoded by the coding sequence GTGGCCGACATTTCGCCTGACCGTTCCGGGGCCGGCTCGCCCCCGGTTCCCTTCGCCGACGCCGGTCGTGCCGCGTCCCCCTCGGCCGTCGTGGCGGCCTATCCGGGGCCGGCGCTGCGGCTGGCGCCCGACGGCTCGGTGGCCGAGGCGAACGCCGAGGCGGAGCATATGGTGGAGAGCGATCCGCGCTGGCTGGCCGACGTGCGGTCGTGGCTGGCCGGCTCCAGCGTCGCGCCGGGGCTGCGCTCCGTCCCGGTGGAGACGGTCCGCGGCATCATGATCGTGGAATGGGCCGGCGTGCCGCTGCCCGACGGCGGCGCCCTGCTGCTGGGCCGCGACGACACGCTGGAGCGCCAGCTCCGCCACACGCTGACCGAGTCGCGCCGCCGCTACAAGGATCTGGTGGAGGTCTCCTCGGACTTCGCGTGGGAGACCGGGCCGGACGGCCGGTTCGTCTTCGTGACGCCCAAGGGGGCGCTCGGCTACACCGCCGAGTCGCTGATCGGCCGCGACCCGCGCAGCCTGGCGATCGACGAATGGGGCGACCTGCCGCTGCCCTTCGACAGCCACCGCCCGGTGGACCAGAGCGAGCTGTGGCTGAAGACGGCGGAGGGGACGCCGGCCTGCCTCGTCGCCTCCGCCCTGCCGCTCTACGACACGGACGGGACATGGCTCGGCGCGCGCGGGGTCTGCCGCGAGGTGACCGACCAGGTGCTGCGCTCGGCCGAGCTGGCGCGGGTGCGGAACCGCGAGAAGCTGCTGGCCCACATCGTCCACACGCTGCGCGACCGGCTGGACGCCGCGGAGGCGCTGGCGGTCGCCGCGGCGGAGACGGCCCGCGCGCTGGGCGCCGACGGCTGCCGCATCTACCGCGCCACCGACGGCGCGCCGCTGCTGCTGGCGGCGGAGTTCGGCGGCGAGATTCCCGCCGGCGTGGCGGAGGAGGCCCTGCGCCCGCTGCTGGCCGGCGGCCAGCCGGACCCGAGGGCGGAGGAGGGGGCCGAGTCGGTGGTCGCGCGCCGCTTCGACGTGGCGCACACGCTGGCCGCACGTACCGAATACCGCGAGGGCATGACCGGCGCCGTGCTGGTGTGGCGCGGCGAGGATGCCGAGCCGTGGGACGAGGAGGACCGGACCCTGCTGTCCGGCGTGGCCGACCATATCGGCATCGCGCACGCCCACCTCGCCTACCAGGAGCGGCTGCGCCGCCTGTCGGAGCGCGACGGGCTGACCGGCCTGTTCAACCGCCGCACCTTCTTCGAGCGGCTGGAGGAGGCACTGTCCCGGCCGGAGAGCGGCCCGTCGGCCCTGCTCTACGTCGACCTCGACAATTTCAAGGCGGTCAACGACCTGCACGGCCACCAGCAGGGCGACGTGGTGCTGAAGTCGATCGGCACGCTGTTGTCGACCGGCGTGCGGCCGGGCGACCTGCCGGGCCGGCTGGGCGGCGACGAGTTCGTGCTGTGGCTCGGCCGCACCGACGAGGAGCGGGCGAAGATCGTCGCCGACCGGCTGCTGACCGGCATCGCGGCGCTGCGCCACCTGTCGGCCAGCCCGGACAAGCCGCTGGGCCTGTCGATCGGCATCGCCGTGCATGTGCCCGGCCACGGCGAGTCGGTGCAGGAGCTGACCGACCGCGCCGACGCCGCGATGTACGACGCCAAGAAGCACGGCAAGGGCCATTACGCCCTGGCCCCCGCCCATTCCGGGACCCCGCGCCCGCAGGGGGCGGAGACTGTTGCGGAGACGGCACCGTGA